The following are encoded in a window of Impatiens glandulifera chromosome 5, dImpGla2.1, whole genome shotgun sequence genomic DNA:
- the LOC124939785 gene encoding dof zinc finger protein DOF5.1, which produces MVFSSIPAYLDPANWHQANTQHPGGTTSSTSHLPLSSSPAPPPPAQSQAQPSHGVGLGSIRPGSMADRARMSNIPMPETALKCPRCESTNTKFCYFNNYNLTQPRHFCKTCRRYWTRGGALRTVPVGGGCRRNKRSKSSGGGSSSKSPASAGTGSITSNTNSCGPSGASSSGGGGGALLGLSPQIHPLRFMAPLSQLSEFTHGGDHIGLQHYGGGMSSHLMSSTNHDMNGFSLGGGRSFLSATGGAGVDQPWRFQPQMSSFAGLELGPGGGMFPLHGNVEARPKLSMSGIIDQMGRGGGSVKMEDSHHQGLNLSRQFLGMQQGNDNHHQHQQQQQYITNWGSGNAAGTSSWTDLSGFSSSSTTSNPL; this is translated from the exons ATGGTTTTTTCCTCCATCCCAGCTTATCTTGATCCAGCCAACTGGCACCAG GCTAATACTCAGCATCCTGGAGGTACTACTAGCTCAACTTCTCACCTTCCACTTTCATCATCACCCGCACCACCACCTCCGGCTCAATCTCAGGCTCAGCCAAGCCATGGAGTTGGTTTGGGTTCAATTAGACCTGGTTCAATGGCTGACCGAGCCAGGATGTCTAATATACCCATGCCAGAGACAGCTCTAAAGTGCCCAAGATGTGAATCTACCAACACTAAGTTTTGTTACTTCAACAACTACAATCTTACCCAGCCAAGACACTTCTGCAAAACCTGCCGAAGATATTGGACACGTGGCGGTGCTCTTAGAACTGTCCCGGTTGGAGGAGGTTGTCGGAGGAACAAGCGGAGCAAATCCTCCGGCGGTGGCTCATCCTCCAAGTCTCCGGCTTCTGCTGGTACCGGTTCAATCACATCAAATACTAACTCATGTGGCCCAAGTGGCGCTTCTTCTTCTGGCGGTGGTGGTGGTGCGTTGTTAGGTTTAAGTCCACAAATTCATCCATTGAGGTTCATGGCTCCTCTGAGTCAACTCAGTGAGTTTACTCATGGGGGTGATCATATTGGGTTACAACACTATGGTGGTGGAATGTCTTCTCACTTGATGTCGTCAACTAATCATGACATGAATGGTTTCTCTCTTGGAGGTGGTCGGTCATTCTTATCGGCCACAGGAGGTGCTGGGGTTGATCAGCCTTGGCGATTTCAACCCCAGATGTCGTCTTTCGCTGGCTTGGAATTAGGTCCGGGAGGTGGAATGTTCCCACTTCATGGGAATGTTGAGGCGAGGCCCAAGTTGTCTATGTCGGGAATAATTGATCAAATGGGAAGGGGTGGGGGGTCGGTGAAGATGGAGGATAGTCATCATCAAGGATTGAATTTGTCAAGGCAATTCTTGGGGATGCAACAAGGAAATGAtaatcatcatcaacatcaacaacaacaacaatatatTACTAATTGGGGAAGTGGTAATGCAGCTGGAACTAGCTCATGGACTGATCTTTCTGGGTTTAGCTCTTCTTCCACTACTAGTAATCCTCTATAA